The region GCCGCGCGGTGCTGGAGTTCCAGGCGGCGGAGGCGACCGTGGACGGGCGGCCGTGGCGGTTCGCGCTGCTGCGGCCGGGCGCGGACCCGGAGGCCGGCGTGCTGGTGCTCAGCGCAGGTGCCCGACCGCCGGCCGGGTAGCCGACCACGGTGATTTCGTCGCGCACGGTCGGCCGCGTACGGGACCCGGAATTCCTGCGCTGGTAACGGTTCCAGGCCCACTCGGCCGTGCGGCCGGCGGCGGTGCGGCCACGGTTCCGGACGCCCGGAGCGGGACGTCTACGTGGCGAGGAGGCCGGCCCGCGCGGCGGCGAGGGCGGTACGGGCCGCGTGTTCGGCGGTGGCCCGGTCGATCGGCTCGTCGGTGATGAAGATCCGGTAGTAGAGCGGGGCGCAGGTCTGGCGGACCACCTCGACCGGGTCGGTGTCGGCCGGGACCTCGCCGCGCTGGATCGCCCTGGTGACGACGACGGCGGCCTGGGCGTGCCGGGCGGCGTAGAAGTCCTTCTTGGCCCGGCGCGCCCGGCTGGACTGCAACGCCGCCGTGACGACCGCTTCCGGGACCGCGCTGCGGCCGGGGTCGGTGAAGACGTCCACGACCTCGGTGGCGATGGCGATCAGGTCGCCTTCGAGCGTGCCGGTGTCGGGGACGGGCCACTCGACGTCGCGGCTGCTGTCGAGCGCGTCGGCGATGAGCACGTCGACGGTGCCCCAACGGCGGTAGACGGTCGTCTTGTGCACGCCCGCGCGGTCGGCCACGTTCTCGACGGTCATGCCCAGGTAGCCGCGCTGGACGAGTTCGGCGTAGGTGGCGTCGAGGACGTCGGCGCGGACGCGGGCGGAACGCCCACCGGGTCGGTTGCTCACGGCTCTCCCGTTCTCGCGTGCAATGCCGCGAATGCTAACGCAACCCAAGTTGCATTAACAGCTTCCGCGCCTTAAACGCAACACGAGTTGCACGAACGGCTCCGCTGGACGCACCTAACGCGACCGAGGTTGCGTTAGCCAACTCGGCGTGACACGGTAACGCAACACGAGTTGCGATTAGGAGTAGCTGTGACGCCCAGCCCGACCGTCCTGCACCCCATGCCCGAGCACCCCAGGGTGGTGCTGCTCAGGCCCCTGGTGGAGGGCTCGCCGACGATCGAGGTCGGCGACTACACCTACTACGACGACCCGGAGCACGCGACGGAGTTCGCCACCCGCAACGTGCTCTACGGGTACGGCCGGGAGAAGCTGGTCATCGGCCGGTTCTGCGCCCTGGCCACCGACACCCGGTTCATCATGGCCGGCGCGAACCACCTGACCACCGGCGTCTCCACGTTCCCGTTCACGATCTTCGGCGGCCAGTGGGCCGAGTCCACCCTCGACCTGATGACGACCATGCGGACGCGCGGCGACACGGTCGTCGGCAACGACGTCTGGTTCGGCTACGACACCACCGTCATGCCCGGCGTGCGCATCGGCGACGGCGCGATCATCGCCACCGGCGCGGTGGTGACGTCCGACGTCCCGCCGTACACCGTGGTCGGCGGCAACCCCGCGCGGCCGGTGAAGCAGCGCTACTCCGACGACGGCGTCGACCTGCTGCTGCGCGCGGCGTGGTGGGACTGGCCGATCGACCTCGTCACGGCGAACGTCCGCACGATCATGTCCGGCACGCCGGAGCAGGTCGCCGACATCGCGCGGGCCCACGGCCTGTTCCGGGCGGGGTGATCGGCGGGCGACCGTCGCTTTCGGACGCGGCCCGCGCGGGGCCGGTTGCCGCCCGGTGGTGGGCCGGACGGACGTGCCGCGCGGCGCGGTCCCGGCGCACCCGGTCGCGGACCAGTCGATCGGTCTAGCGCGTTCGCCCGCGCCGGGCGCGATCATTGTCCGGCGCGAGGGAGGTCGCCCATGGCCGACGAGCAGGCCGACGAACGGGAAGAGTTCAACCGCTACTGCGACGTGACCATGCGGGGCGGGACCACGAGCGGCGTGGTCTACCCGTGGGCGGTGGTGGAACTGGCCCGGCACTACCGGTTCCGGTCGCTGGGCGGGGCTTCGGCCGGGGCCATCGCGGCCGCGTTCACCGCCGCCGCCGAGAAGGGGCGCGAGCGGGGCGGGTTCGACCGGCTCGCCGAGACGATCCGGTGGTTCGCCGCGCCCGGCTGGCGGATGGCGCAGCTCTTCCAGCCCGCCGAGTCGACCCGCAAGCTGTACCGGATCGTCGCGGCCTCCATGCAGTCGCGCGGCACGACCGGGCGCAGCGCGACCACGTGCCTGATCCTCGCCCTGCTCGGCGCGATCGGGTTCCGGGCCAAGGCAGCGCTGGCGCTGGCCGTCCTGCTGTGGCTGGTCGGGCCGGTCGCGTGGTTCCTGGCGGTCGACTGGGGCGGGACGCCGACCTGGCTGCTGGTCGGGGTGATCGCGCTGGTCGCGGTCGCGGTGCCGCCGATCGTGGTGCGGCTGCGGCCCCGCCGCAGGTCCACGACGTCCGGGTGGTCGGCGTGGGCCCGCCGGCTCGGCACGGCGCTGCTGCTGGTCGTGCCGCTGGTCCCGGTGCTGGTGGCGATGTCCTGGCGCTTGGCGG is a window of Saccharothrix espanaensis DSM 44229 DNA encoding:
- a CDS encoding TetR/AcrR family transcriptional regulator, which produces MSNRPGGRSARVRADVLDATYAELVQRGYLGMTVENVADRAGVHKTTVYRRWGTVDVLIADALDSSRDVEWPVPDTGTLEGDLIAIATEVVDVFTDPGRSAVPEAVVTAALQSSRARRAKKDFYAARHAQAAVVVTRAIQRGEVPADTDPVEVVRQTCAPLYYRIFITDEPIDRATAEHAARTALAAARAGLLAT
- a CDS encoding CatB-related O-acetyltransferase, with product MPEHPRVVLLRPLVEGSPTIEVGDYTYYDDPEHATEFATRNVLYGYGREKLVIGRFCALATDTRFIMAGANHLTTGVSTFPFTIFGGQWAESTLDLMTTMRTRGDTVVGNDVWFGYDTTVMPGVRIGDGAIIATGAVVTSDVPPYTVVGGNPARPVKQRYSDDGVDLLLRAAWWDWPIDLVTANVRTIMSGTPEQVADIARAHGLFRAG